A region from the Simiduia sp. 21SJ11W-1 genome encodes:
- a CDS encoding thioredoxin family protein, whose translation MLSIALCTQAFAADDHPEPAARPLLIGEVSAEQILAHPAFSPYRQDTLDAAAHEALLRQRGAHTIEWVLLFGSWCHDSQREVPQILALANQHPTIALTAIAVDEQKRAPAEFTERYKLKYTPTLIVFKDGVEVGRIIERPDTNWAADIAAKLDAAH comes from the coding sequence ATGCTCAGCATTGCGCTGTGTACACAAGCCTTTGCCGCAGATGATCACCCAGAGCCCGCGGCCCGGCCCTTGTTGATAGGCGAGGTAAGCGCAGAGCAAATACTGGCCCACCCGGCCTTTAGCCCCTACAGGCAAGACACATTAGATGCAGCCGCGCACGAAGCGTTACTGCGCCAACGGGGCGCACACACCATTGAATGGGTGCTGCTATTTGGTAGTTGGTGCCACGACAGCCAGCGCGAAGTGCCACAAATCTTAGCACTGGCAAACCAGCACCCAACCATTGCACTAACAGCCATTGCGGTAGACGAGCAAAAGCGCGCGCCCGCCGAGTTTACCGAGCGCTATAAGCTTAAGTACACACCCACACTCATCGTCTTTAAAGATGGTGTTGAAGTAGGGCGCATTATTGAACGCCCCGATACAAATTGGGCGGCAGACATTGCCGCCAAGTTAGATGCAGCGCACTAA